In Amycolatopsis methanolica 239, a single genomic region encodes these proteins:
- a CDS encoding GNAT family N-acetyltransferase, producing MTVPDLRTARLRLRGLEPADTEAIVRVFAGPDTSRFLAADLGDPDQCRASVERRLACTGPDGTGHWVVERDGDVIGLAHLRPSAELSGDLVEIGYFLDPAHGGQGLSTEAAAALPRHAFAALGLPAVWALVHESNVASRKLVHRLGFTDVGGGEHYGGPHRVFVALPTTLGQWHHVELWVPDLARAEESFGWLLAELGWQEHQRWRDGVSWKLGAGYLVVEQSRRSPPPRTAAARRASTTWRCTPARPNASTSSRKPRSRTAGARCSPTATRTPAALIITPRIWGTPTASNSNWSPNPRVSLDRVNQSLH from the coding sequence ATGACCGTCCCCGACCTCAGAACCGCCCGGCTGCGCCTGCGAGGCCTCGAACCCGCCGACACCGAAGCGATCGTCCGGGTCTTCGCCGGCCCGGACACGAGCCGCTTCCTCGCCGCCGACCTCGGCGACCCGGACCAGTGCCGGGCCTCGGTCGAGCGGCGCCTCGCCTGCACCGGGCCGGACGGCACGGGCCACTGGGTCGTCGAGCGCGACGGCGACGTCATCGGACTGGCGCACCTGCGGCCCTCGGCCGAGCTGTCCGGCGACCTCGTGGAGATCGGGTACTTCCTCGACCCCGCCCACGGCGGCCAGGGACTGTCGACCGAGGCGGCGGCCGCGCTGCCGCGCCACGCCTTCGCCGCGCTCGGGCTGCCCGCCGTGTGGGCGCTCGTCCACGAGTCCAATGTGGCCAGCCGGAAACTGGTGCACCGCCTGGGTTTCACCGACGTCGGCGGCGGCGAGCACTACGGCGGGCCGCACCGCGTGTTCGTCGCGCTGCCCACCACCCTCGGGCAGTGGCACCACGTCGAGCTGTGGGTGCCCGACCTCGCGCGCGCCGAGGAGAGCTTCGGCTGGCTCCTCGCCGAACTCGGCTGGCAGGAACACCAGCGCTGGCGCGACGGCGTCAGCTGGAAACTCGGCGCGGGGTACCTCGTCGTCGAGCAGTCCCGGCGCTCACCGCCGCCACGCACGGCCGCCGCGCGCCGGGCCTCAACCACCTGGCGCTGCACGCCGGCCCGCCCGAACGCGTCGACCAGCTCGCGGAAGCCGCGCTCGCGCACGGCTGGCGCCCGCTGTTCGCCGACCGCTACCCGCACGCCGGCGGCCCTGATCATCACGCCGCGTATCTGGGGAACGCCGACGGCTTCGAACTCGAACTGGTCGCCGAATCCCCGGGTGTCACTCGACCGGGTTAATCAGTCTCTACACTGA
- the aroQ gene encoding type II 3-dehydroquinate dehydratase, translating into MKVFVLNGPNLGRLGKREPAVYGSTTHADLAELCVKTGGELGIDVEVRQTDHEGEMVGWLHEAADGRNPVVLNAGAWTHYSIAVRDAAAQLAAPLIELHISNVHKREAFRHHSVLSDIATAVIAGLGVDGYPLALRWLAANAG; encoded by the coding sequence GTGAAGGTCTTCGTGCTCAACGGCCCCAACCTCGGCCGCCTCGGGAAGCGGGAGCCCGCCGTCTACGGCTCCACCACCCATGCCGACCTCGCGGAGCTGTGCGTCAAGACCGGCGGCGAACTGGGCATCGACGTCGAGGTCCGGCAGACCGACCACGAGGGCGAGATGGTCGGCTGGCTCCACGAAGCCGCCGACGGTAGGAACCCCGTGGTGCTCAACGCGGGCGCCTGGACGCACTACTCGATCGCCGTGCGGGACGCTGCCGCCCAGCTCGCCGCACCGCTCATCGAGCTGCATATCTCCAACGTGCACAAGCGCGAGGCGTTCCGCCACCACAGCGTGCTCTCCGACATCGCCACGGCCGTCATCGCCGGGCTCGGTGTCGACGGCTACCCGCTCGCCCTGCGCTGGCTCGCCGCCAACGCCGGATGA
- the aroB gene encoding 3-dehydroquinate synthase, translating to MTDPVRIEVRTARPYPVVVGRGLLGELTEAVKGASSVAIIHQPTLTTTAEAVRDELNAAGLDAHRVEIPDAEDGKALSVAGFCWEVLGRIGLDRQGVVIGLGGGAVTDLAGFVAGTWMRGVRLVNVPSTLLGMVDAAVGGKTGINTDAGKNLVGVFHEPSAVLVDLATLETLPRNELIAGMAEVVKAGFIADPRILELIEADPEAATDPAGGVLGELVRRSIQVKADVVAADLRESDLREILNYGHTLGHAIERRERYRWRHGAAVSVGLVFAAELARLAGRLDDETAERHARILELLGLPTKYDPDALPQLIDSMRKDKKTRSGVLRFVVLDGLAKPGRLEGPDPALLAAAYSAVAGPRQSDGGRVLL from the coding sequence GTGACCGACCCGGTCCGGATCGAGGTCCGCACCGCCCGGCCGTACCCGGTCGTCGTCGGCCGCGGCCTGCTCGGCGAACTCACCGAGGCCGTCAAGGGCGCCTCCAGCGTGGCGATCATCCACCAGCCCACGCTCACCACCACGGCCGAAGCCGTGCGCGACGAACTCAACGCCGCCGGGCTGGACGCCCACCGCGTCGAGATCCCCGACGCCGAGGACGGCAAGGCGCTGTCCGTCGCCGGGTTCTGCTGGGAGGTCCTCGGCCGCATCGGCCTGGACCGCCAGGGCGTCGTCATCGGCCTCGGCGGGGGAGCGGTCACCGACCTCGCCGGGTTCGTCGCGGGCACCTGGATGCGCGGCGTCCGCCTGGTCAACGTGCCGAGCACGCTGCTCGGCATGGTCGACGCCGCCGTCGGCGGCAAGACCGGCATCAACACCGACGCGGGTAAGAACCTGGTCGGCGTCTTCCACGAGCCCAGCGCCGTCCTGGTCGACCTCGCCACCCTGGAGACGCTGCCGCGCAACGAACTGATCGCCGGCATGGCCGAGGTCGTCAAGGCCGGCTTCATCGCCGACCCCCGCATCCTCGAGCTCATCGAAGCCGACCCCGAGGCGGCGACGGACCCTGCCGGCGGCGTCCTCGGCGAGCTGGTGCGCCGCTCGATCCAGGTCAAGGCCGACGTCGTGGCCGCCGACCTGCGCGAGTCCGACCTGCGCGAGATCCTCAACTACGGGCACACCCTCGGCCACGCCATCGAGCGCCGCGAGCGCTACCGCTGGCGCCACGGCGCGGCGGTCAGCGTCGGCCTGGTGTTCGCCGCCGAGCTGGCCCGCCTCGCCGGGCGGCTCGACGACGAGACCGCCGAACGGCACGCCCGCATCCTCGAACTGCTCGGCCTGCCCACCAAGTACGACCCGGACGCCCTGCCGCAGCTGATCGACTCCATGCGCAAGGACAAGAAAACCCGGTCCGGCGTCCTCCGCTTCGTCGTCCTCGACGGCCTGGCCAAACCGGGGCGCCTCGAAGGCCCCGATCCGGCCCTGCTGGCCGCGGCGTACTCGGCGGTCGCCGGCCCGCGTCAGTCCGACGGGGGGAGGGTGCTGCTGTGA
- a CDS encoding shikimate kinase: MIAGPPGSGKSTVGPLLAQRLGVPFRDSDDDIVARAGRPIAEIFAEDGEPAFRALEEEVIAEALAEHDGVLSVGGGAVLAEGTQKRLVGHPVVFLNVGFAAGVQRVGLSTARPLLAGVNPRATYRSLLEARLPVYRSVATIEVSTDDRTPAEIVDAIARELALEETQ; encoded by the coding sequence GTGATCGCGGGCCCGCCCGGGTCCGGCAAGAGCACCGTCGGGCCGCTGCTCGCGCAGCGCCTCGGCGTGCCGTTCCGCGACAGCGACGACGACATCGTCGCCCGCGCCGGCCGTCCCATCGCGGAGATCTTCGCCGAGGACGGCGAGCCGGCCTTCCGCGCGCTCGAAGAGGAAGTGATCGCCGAAGCGCTCGCCGAGCACGACGGGGTGCTCTCCGTCGGCGGCGGCGCGGTCCTCGCCGAGGGCACCCAGAAGCGCCTGGTCGGCCACCCGGTGGTCTTCCTCAACGTCGGCTTCGCCGCGGGTGTGCAACGCGTCGGCCTGTCCACCGCGCGCCCGCTGCTCGCCGGGGTCAACCCGCGCGCCACCTACCGCTCGCTGCTCGAAGCGCGGCTGCCGGTCTACCGCTCGGTCGCCACGATCGAGGTGTCCACCGACGACCGCACCCCGGCCGAGATCGTCGACGCCATCGCCCGCGAACTAGCCCTGGAGGAGACCCAGTGA
- the aroC gene encoding chorismate synthase has protein sequence MVVLRWITAGESHGPALAAVLEGMVAGVEVTTADVSEQLARRRLGFGRSPRMGFETDHIEFLGGVRHGVTQGGPVAVHIENAEWPKWEKVMSADPVDPAELEGLARNEPLTRPRPGHADLPGMQKYGFDEARPVLERASARETASRTALGTVARNFLRQLLGAEIVSHVVSIGGAVAPDGPLPGPADLAAVDESPVRAFGQEATDAMIAEVDAVRQAGDTVGGVIEVIAYGLPPGLGSHVHWDRRLDARLAGALMGVQAMKGVEVGDGFTTARRWGSKAHDEIDRGTGPVGVTRRSNRAGGLEGGITNGEPVRVRVAMKPISTVPRALSTVDVVTGEPAVAIHQRSDVCAVPRAGVVLESVVALVLADAALEKFGGDSLAETKRNAESYLAALEERWANLPAS, from the coding sequence CTGGTGGTACTGCGCTGGATAACCGCTGGTGAATCGCACGGTCCGGCCCTCGCGGCCGTGCTCGAAGGGATGGTGGCCGGGGTCGAGGTCACCACCGCCGACGTGAGCGAGCAGCTCGCGCGCAGGCGGCTCGGGTTCGGCCGCAGCCCCCGCATGGGCTTCGAGACCGACCACATCGAGTTCCTCGGCGGCGTCCGGCACGGCGTCACCCAGGGCGGACCGGTCGCGGTGCACATCGAGAACGCCGAGTGGCCCAAGTGGGAGAAGGTCATGTCGGCCGACCCGGTGGACCCGGCCGAGCTCGAGGGCCTCGCCCGCAACGAGCCGCTCACCCGCCCCCGCCCGGGCCACGCCGACCTGCCCGGCATGCAGAAGTACGGCTTCGACGAGGCCCGCCCCGTGCTGGAGCGCGCCAGCGCCCGCGAGACGGCCTCCCGCACGGCACTGGGCACCGTCGCCCGGAACTTCCTCCGCCAGCTGCTCGGCGCGGAAATCGTGAGCCACGTCGTCTCCATCGGCGGGGCCGTCGCGCCCGACGGGCCGCTGCCCGGGCCCGCCGACCTCGCCGCGGTCGACGAGTCCCCGGTCCGCGCGTTCGGCCAGGAAGCCACCGACGCCATGATCGCCGAGGTCGACGCCGTCCGCCAGGCCGGTGACACCGTCGGCGGCGTCATCGAGGTCATCGCCTACGGGCTGCCGCCGGGGCTCGGCTCCCACGTCCACTGGGACCGCCGCCTCGACGCGCGCCTCGCCGGCGCGCTCATGGGCGTCCAGGCCATGAAGGGCGTCGAGGTCGGCGACGGCTTCACCACCGCCCGCCGCTGGGGCAGCAAGGCCCACGACGAGATCGACCGCGGCACCGGCCCGGTCGGCGTCACCCGCCGGTCCAACCGCGCCGGCGGCCTCGAGGGCGGCATCACCAACGGCGAGCCTGTCCGCGTGCGCGTCGCGATGAAGCCCATCTCCACCGTCCCGCGTGCGCTGTCCACTGTGGACGTCGTCACCGGAGAACCCGCCGTCGCGATCCACCAGCGCTCCGACGTGTGCGCGGTGCCCCGCGCCGGGGTCGTCCTGGAATCCGTCGTGGCGCTCGTGCTCGCCGACGCGGCACTGGAGAAGTTCGGCGGCGACTCGCTGGCCGAGACCAAGCGCAACGCCGAGTCCTACCTCGCGGCACTGGAGGAACGGTGGGCCAACCTCCCTGCATCGTGA
- a CDS encoding prepilin peptidase: MPAAVVALGTGAAWTGLAVLTPAWTAFVLAALAVPLIAADLRHRRLPDVLTLPAYPLLVAVAPDPAKALGAAAVFGGAHLVVHLVAPHAMGAGDVKLAGALGAALGSVGWAALPVATVLAAFVTAVLAAIRRWRNGVPHGPGLLAAATALVLIRPG, encoded by the coding sequence GTGCCGGCCGCCGTGGTGGCGCTCGGTACCGGCGCGGCCTGGACGGGTCTCGCCGTCCTGACGCCCGCCTGGACGGCGTTCGTGCTGGCCGCGCTCGCTGTGCCGTTGATCGCGGCGGATCTGCGCCACCGGCGGCTGCCGGACGTGCTCACGCTGCCCGCGTACCCGCTCCTCGTCGCGGTGGCGCCGGATCCGGCGAAGGCCCTCGGAGCGGCCGCCGTCTTCGGGGGCGCGCACCTGGTGGTCCACCTCGTGGCGCCGCACGCCATGGGGGCCGGTGACGTCAAGCTGGCCGGCGCCCTCGGCGCGGCGCTCGGCTCCGTGGGCTGGGCCGCGTTGCCGGTGGCAACCGTGCTGGCCGCGTTCGTCACAGCCGTCCTGGCCGCGATCCGGCGCTGGCGGAACGGGGTGCCGCACGGACCCGGCCTGCTGGCGGCGGCCACCGCGCTGGTCCTGATCCGCCCGGGATGA
- a CDS encoding anti-sigma factor family protein has translation MTEPDEFVTYDAAYVLGALSPEDRAVYEEHLRGCVRCSAAVAELAGLPGLLSQVTPDMVEGEPPPDRLLPALLRGVRRARRRRVVTTFGVAVAAAAAVLAAIFVPQPDGGGGTAMTPLGAYPVQATAAVASVSGGSRVDMSCSYRGAYEGAGYLLVAIRADGSDAPLATWNATPDRDARISVGTDLPPEEIKALEIRTTSGVPLLRWHP, from the coding sequence GTGACCGAGCCCGACGAGTTCGTGACCTACGACGCGGCATACGTGCTGGGCGCCCTGTCCCCGGAGGACCGCGCGGTATACGAGGAGCACCTGCGCGGCTGTGTGCGGTGTTCCGCTGCGGTGGCCGAGCTGGCCGGCTTGCCCGGGTTGTTGTCGCAGGTGACGCCGGACATGGTCGAGGGGGAGCCGCCACCGGACCGGTTGTTGCCGGCGTTGTTGCGCGGAGTGCGCCGCGCCCGGCGGCGGCGGGTGGTGACGACGTTCGGGGTGGCGGTGGCCGCGGCGGCGGCGGTGCTGGCGGCGATATTCGTGCCCCAGCCCGACGGCGGTGGCGGGACGGCCATGACCCCGCTGGGCGCGTACCCGGTCCAGGCGACGGCCGCGGTGGCGTCGGTGTCCGGCGGCAGCCGGGTCGACATGTCGTGCAGCTACCGGGGCGCCTACGAGGGCGCGGGGTACCTGCTGGTGGCCATCCGGGCGGACGGATCGGACGCTCCACTGGCGACGTGGAACGCCACCCCCGACCGGGACGCGCGCATCTCGGTCGGCACGGACCTGCCGCCGGAGGAGATCAAGGCGCTGGAGATCCGGACGACGAGCGGGGTGCCGCTGCTGCGGTGGCACCCGTGA